Proteins encoded by one window of Clostridium cagae:
- a CDS encoding helix-turn-helix transcriptional regulator, whose protein sequence is MDSERSLTALEVSELLKINKNTVYELVKRGELPGYKIGKKLRIDEKDVFEYINNQKSSSKNSKNITKSYLKNDVNINSEFKIENDIIISGQDIILDVLARHIEEKTDNIRVLRSNVGSYTSLYDLYNDKISISSSHLWDGDTNEYNTAYVRRLIPGIPCILINLAYRRQGFYVAKGNPHNITTWDDLIKSDISIVNREKGSGTRVLLDEKLRLYNVEGESIKGYNFEQSSHLAVASSIAVGDGDLGIGIEKVAHQVSEIDFVPIQEERYDLIIKKSFLKYPLYKLIIEIIQSKEFKKEIKGLGEYDLRDTGKILAET, encoded by the coding sequence GTGGACTCAGAAAGATCATTGACTGCACTTGAAGTATCAGAATTATTAAAAATAAATAAAAATACAGTTTATGAACTTGTAAAGAGAGGCGAATTACCTGGATATAAGATAGGAAAAAAATTAAGGATAGATGAAAAAGATGTTTTTGAATATATAAATAATCAAAAATCTTCTTCAAAAAATAGTAAAAATATCACGAAAAGTTATTTGAAGAATGATGTAAATATAAATTCTGAATTTAAAATAGAAAATGATATCATAATTTCAGGACAAGATATTATTTTAGATGTTTTAGCTCGTCATATTGAAGAAAAAACTGATAATATTAGAGTTTTACGTTCAAATGTTGGCAGTTATACAAGCTTGTATGATTTATATAATGATAAGATATCAATATCATCATCACATCTTTGGGATGGTGATACAAATGAATATAATACAGCTTATGTAAGACGATTAATTCCAGGTATTCCATGTATACTAATTAATTTAGCATATAGAAGACAAGGATTTTATGTAGCTAAAGGAAATCCACATAACATAACAACATGGGATGATTTAATAAAAAGCGATATAAGTATAGTGAATAGAGAAAAGGGATCAGGTACTAGAGTATTGTTAGATGAGAAATTAAGATTATATAATGTTGAAGGCGAGTCTATTAAAGGTTATAACTTCGAACAATCATCTCATTTAGCAGTAGCAAGCAGTATAGCTGTGGGTGATGGAGACTTAGGAATAGGAATAGAAAAGGTTGCTCATCAAGTAAGTGAAATTGATTTTGTACCTATACAAGAAGAACGATATGATTTGATTATAAAAAAATCATTTTTAAAATATCCACTTTATAAGTTAATAATTGAAATAATTCAATCTAAAGAATTCAAAAAGGAAATCAAAGGGTTGGGTGAATATGATTTAAGAGATACAGGTAAGATTCTTGCCGAAACTTAA
- the modB gene encoding molybdate ABC transporter permease subunit, with protein MGMDLSPLWISLKTSLVATSLTFVLGIIVSYWIANFNGKLKGLLDGLLNLPLILPPTVVGFFLLLICGKNGFIGKLFLIFDKSLIFSWTATVIAAVVVSFPMMYRTTRSAFEQIDSNIISAARTLGLSELQIFYKIAIPLSWPGIIAGLVLSFARAMGEFGATLMIAGNIPGKTQTMPLAIFFAVEGGDMQKALLWVIIIVSLSLFMIILLNYWSDLQLKLIGRRTK; from the coding sequence ATGGGTATGGACCTTTCACCATTATGGATATCTTTAAAAACATCTTTAGTTGCGACATCTCTTACCTTTGTATTAGGTATTATTGTTTCATACTGGATAGCAAATTTTAATGGAAAACTCAAAGGATTACTTGATGGTTTATTAAATTTACCATTAATTCTTCCTCCAACTGTTGTTGGATTCTTTTTACTTCTTATATGTGGTAAAAATGGATTTATAGGAAAACTATTTTTAATATTTGATAAATCTTTAATTTTTTCTTGGACAGCTACGGTAATAGCTGCAGTTGTTGTTTCTTTTCCAATGATGTATAGAACAACTAGATCTGCCTTTGAACAAATAGACAGTAATATTATTTCAGCTGCTCGAACACTCGGATTAAGTGAACTACAAATATTCTATAAAATTGCTATTCCCTTATCTTGGCCTGGAATAATAGCAGGGTTAGTATTATCTTTTGCTAGAGCTATGGGGGAATTTGGTGCAACTTTAATGATTGCAGGTAATATCCCTGGAAAAACTCAAACTATGCCACTAGCAATATTTTTTGCAGTGGAAGGTGGGGACATGCAGAAAGCCCTTTTATGGGTTATCATAATCGTATCGCTATCATTATTTATGATTATTTTATTAAATTATTGGTCAGATTTACAACTTAAACTCATTGGAAGGAGAACTAAGTAA
- a CDS encoding formate/nitrite transporter family protein, giving the protein MFCEEFNSVVGAAKAKINLLKTNKLGYFISSMLAGAYVGMGIILIFTIGGFLSNAGSPFTKIIMGASFGVALSLVVMAGSELFTGNNFVMTAGSLSGEVTWSDTFKVWGLCFFGNLVGSIILGIMFYLTGLATGPVGEFIANTSAVKMSVPFLPLLMRGVLCNILVCLAVWCSFRCKNEVAKLIMIFWCLFVFITAGFEHSVANMTLLTVGLLSPGVANVSIMGYLYNIIVVTLGNIIGGAIFLAVPYYLISKKK; this is encoded by the coding sequence ATGTTTTGTGAAGAATTTAACAGTGTAGTAGGGGCTGCAAAAGCAAAGATTAATTTACTAAAAACTAATAAATTAGGTTATTTTATTAGTTCAATGCTTGCAGGTGCTTATGTAGGAATGGGAATAATACTTATATTTACAATAGGTGGGTTTTTAAGTAATGCAGGATCACCATTTACTAAAATAATTATGGGAGCATCTTTTGGAGTAGCACTTAGTTTAGTAGTAATGGCAGGATCAGAACTTTTTACAGGAAATAATTTTGTTATGACAGCAGGTTCTTTAAGTGGTGAAGTAACATGGAGTGATACATTTAAAGTTTGGGGACTTTGCTTTTTTGGAAATTTAGTTGGTTCTATAATTTTAGGTATTATGTTTTACTTAACAGGTCTTGCAACAGGTCCAGTAGGAGAATTTATTGCTAATACCTCAGCAGTAAAAATGAGTGTGCCTTTTTTACCATTATTAATGAGAGGTGTGCTTTGTAATATACTAGTTTGTTTAGCTGTATGGTGTAGTTTCCGTTGTAAAAATGAAGTTGCTAAGTTAATTATGATATTTTGGTGTTTATTTGTGTTTATAACAGCTGGATTTGAACATAGTGTGGCTAATATGACACTTTTAACAGTAGGATTACTTTCACCAGGTGTAGCTAATGTAAGTATAATGGGATATTTATATAACATCATAGTTGTAACACTTGGAAATATCATTGGAGGAGCTATATTTTTAGCGGTTCCATACTATTTAATATCAAAAAAGAAATAA
- the modA gene encoding molybdate ABC transporter substrate-binding protein: MKNKILITLLTVTSCIVLLSGCAKKEIKNSSAQSNNSEKIELNISAAASLKEAMADIQEKFKSIEPNTDLVVNYGSSGSLQQQIEQGAPCDIFISAGQSQMKKLDEENLLLESTKKDLVKNELVLIGPKSTAITSINDLKTDKVKKIAAGEPSSVPAGKYADETFNNLNIKSDIESKLVFAKDVKEVLAWSISGNADVGFVYLSDALNNKDAKIIETIPETCHSPITYPISIVKNTSKSDVTKQVDAAKQFEDFLFTDDVKNIFEKYGYKSID, encoded by the coding sequence ATGAAAAACAAAATTTTAATCACATTATTAACAGTTACATCTTGTATCGTATTACTTTCAGGATGTGCAAAAAAGGAGATAAAAAACAGTTCTGCTCAATCTAACAATTCTGAAAAAATAGAACTTAACATTTCAGCAGCTGCCAGCTTAAAAGAGGCTATGGCTGATATTCAAGAAAAATTTAAATCTATTGAGCCTAATACTGATCTTGTTGTAAATTATGGTTCATCAGGTTCTTTGCAACAACAAATTGAACAAGGTGCTCCTTGTGATATCTTTATTTCAGCTGGGCAAAGTCAAATGAAAAAATTAGATGAAGAAAACTTATTACTTGAATCTACAAAAAAAGATTTAGTAAAAAATGAATTAGTCCTTATTGGTCCTAAGTCTACAGCTATTACTAGTATAAATGATTTAAAAACAGATAAAGTAAAAAAAATTGCAGCTGGTGAGCCCTCAAGTGTACCTGCTGGAAAATATGCTGATGAGACTTTCAATAATTTAAACATAAAATCTGACATAGAATCAAAATTAGTATTTGCAAAAGATGTAAAAGAGGTACTAGCCTGGTCTATATCTGGTAATGCTGATGTTGGGTTTGTTTATTTAAGCGATGCTTTAAATAATAAAGATGCTAAAATAATTGAAACTATTCCTGAAACATGCCATTCTCCTATTACTTATCCTATTTCTATAGTAAAAAATACATCAAAATCAGATGTTACAAAACAAGTTGATGCTGCAAAACAATTTGAGGATTTTTTATTTACAGATGATGTTAAAAATATTTTTGAAAAATATGGCTATAAATCTATAGACTAA
- a CDS encoding Crp/Fnr family transcriptional regulator translates to MNNVTMQELRNLEIFKNICDDSLNKIIEMGILIKYPSGRHIFRDKEDVKILYVILSGTVSLYKLNECGHKRAIFILGKGKMINDVIIQDLPSSINCEVFEDAEILSFDKEDFMKIMELDFILTKNVMCSLSMKVRRLYRQIKNSTGVIKMEKRLCAKLWKLSKDYGSEKNGEVVVDKKITITYLADLLGSKRETISRALKVLCNENLIEYKNKQIIVKNQKKLSEFFKAP, encoded by the coding sequence ATGAATAATGTTACCATGCAGGAACTTAGGAATTTAGAAATCTTTAAAAATATATGTGATGATTCTTTGAACAAAATTATTGAAATGGGAATTTTAATTAAGTACCCTTCAGGTAGGCATATTTTTAGAGACAAAGAAGATGTGAAAATTTTATATGTAATATTAAGTGGTACAGTATCATTGTATAAATTAAATGAATGTGGGCATAAAAGAGCTATCTTTATTTTAGGTAAAGGAAAAATGATTAATGATGTTATAATACAGGATTTGCCATCATCCATTAATTGCGAAGTTTTTGAAGATGCAGAAATTTTAAGTTTTGATAAAGAAGATTTTATGAAAATTATGGAGTTAGATTTTATATTAACAAAAAATGTAATGTGCTCATTATCGATGAAAGTAAGAAGATTGTATAGGCAGATTAAAAATTCAACAGGTGTTATAAAAATGGAAAAACGATTATGTGCAAAGCTGTGGAAATTAAGCAAGGATTATGGAAGTGAAAAAAATGGTGAAGTAGTAGTTGATAAAAAGATAACTATTACCTATTTAGCAGATTTATTAGGTTCAAAAAGAGAAACGATATCCAGAGCATTAAAAGTATTATGTAATGAAAATTTAATTGAATATAAAAATAAGCAGATAATAGTAAAAAATCAGAAAAAACTATCTGAATTTTTTAAAGCACCGTGA
- a CDS encoding sulfate/molybdate ABC transporter ATP-binding protein: protein MSLYVNFKKELSSISLNVEFNHKKGILGFLGASGSGKSMSLKCIAGLDKPEQGKIILNDTILFDSEKNISVSCKNRKIGFLFQNYALFPNMTVEENIKIGLLNVKKNNVNNLVNKYINRFGLSGLEKNYPWQLSGGQQQRVALARALITSPDILLLDEPFSALDHHLRHNMEKELLSILENYDGTVIFVTHDIEEAYRVCDNIIVYDNGSALNLRNKNSLFINPQSLAEARLTGCKNISHIKIIDNNKIYAEDWGHEYIIKSNFDINNISYIGIREHNITLCNDKNIANTFPFMVENIIENPFDYTIYLKNPNKTTSNLINFRLTKDLINFHKGDLIYLTFSADNLFLF from the coding sequence ATGTCTTTATATGTAAATTTTAAAAAAGAATTATCTTCAATTTCTTTGAATGTAGAATTTAATCATAAAAAAGGAATATTAGGATTTCTAGGGGCATCTGGTTCAGGTAAAAGTATGAGTTTAAAATGCATTGCTGGTTTAGATAAACCTGAACAAGGAAAAATAATATTAAATGATACTATTCTATTTGATTCAGAAAAAAACATATCTGTTTCATGCAAAAACAGAAAAATAGGTTTCTTATTTCAAAACTATGCCTTATTTCCCAATATGACTGTTGAAGAAAATATTAAAATTGGACTATTAAATGTCAAAAAAAATAATGTTAATAATTTGGTTAATAAATATATAAATAGATTTGGATTAAGTGGATTAGAAAAAAATTATCCTTGGCAGTTATCTGGTGGGCAACAACAAAGAGTTGCTTTAGCTAGAGCTTTAATTACTTCTCCAGATATATTACTTTTAGATGAACCTTTTTCAGCTTTAGATCATCACCTTAGACATAACATGGAAAAAGAATTATTATCTATTCTAGAAAATTATGATGGCACTGTTATTTTTGTTACTCATGATATAGAAGAGGCCTATAGAGTATGTGATAATATTATTGTCTATGATAATGGTTCTGCTCTTAATCTAAGAAATAAGAATTCATTATTCATTAATCCACAATCACTTGCTGAAGCAAGATTAACCGGTTGCAAAAATATATCTCATATAAAAATAATTGATAATAATAAAATCTATGCTGAAGACTGGGGACATGAATATATTATAAAATCTAATTTTGATATAAATAATATTAGTTATATCGGTATAAGAGAACATAACATAACATTATGTAATGATAAAAATATTGCTAATACATTTCCTTTTATGGTTGAAAATATAATAGAAAATCCATTTGATTATACAATATATCTTAAAAACCCTAATAAAACAACTTCTAACTTAATAAACTTTAGACTTACTAAAGATCTCATTAATTTTCACAAGGGAGATTTAATATATCTTACATTTTCTGCTGATAATTTATTTTTATTTTAA